Below is a window of Leucobacter sp. Psy1 DNA.
CGTTCCCCGTCCGTTCAGTGGGCGGCGCGTGGGAGGTCGTGGAGGGGCTCGACGTCGACGCGTTCTCGCGCGAGCGGATCGACGCGTCGGTGGCCGAGCTGGTCTCGGAACGCGACGCCGTCCGGGAGCTCGGTCTGATCGACTGAGGCAGGGGCGGGTGGACATCCGCGCCCCCGCGTCACCCCTAGGATAGAGAGCATGTCCAAGGTTCTTTCATCTCTTCCCGTGGGCGAGCGCGTCGGCATCGCCTTCTCCGGCGGTCTCGACACCTCGTGCGCGGTCGCGTGGATGCGCGAGAAGGGCGCGGTGCCCTGCACGTACACCGCAGATATCGGTCAGTACGATGAGCCCGACATCGACGGTGTCGCGGATCGTGCCAAGGAGTACGGCGCCGAGATCGCGCGCCACGTCGATGCCAAGCGCCCCCTCGTCGAAGAGGGCTTCGTCGCCCTCCAGTGCGGCGCGTTCAACGTCCGCTCCGGCGGCAAGACCTACTTCAACACGACGCCCCTCGGGCGCGCGGTTACGGGGACGCTGCTCGTCCGCGCCATGAAGGAGGACGGCGTCGACATCTGGGGCGACGGCTCCACCTACAAGGGCAACGACATCGAGCGCTTCTACCGCTACGGGCTCATGGCGAACCCCGCGCTCCGCATCTACAAGCCGTGGCTCGACGCCGACTTCGTCAGCGAGCTCGGCGGCCGTCACGAGATGAGCGAGTGGCTCGTCGCCCACGGCTTCCCCTACCGCGACGCGACGGAGAAGGCGTACTCGACCGACGCGAACATCTGGGGAGCGACCCACGAGGCGAAGAAGCTCGAATTCCTCGATGCCGGTCTCGACATCGTCGAGCCGATCATGGGTGTGGCCGCCTGGCGCGAGGACGTCGCGGTCGAGACCGAGGAGGTGTCGGTGCGATTCGAGGCCGGCAGGCCCGTCGCGATCAACGGCGTCGAGTACAGCGACCCGGTCGCCCTCGTATTCGAAGCGAACGCCATCGGCGGCCGTCACGGTCTCGGCGTTTCCGACCAGATCGAGAATCGCATCATCGAGGCGAAGTCGCGCGGCATCTACGAGGCGCCGGGCATGGCGCTGCTGCACATCGCCTACGAGCGGCTCGTCAACGCGATCCACAACGAGAACACGCTTGCGTCGTACCACACCGACGGACGCAAACTGGGTCGCCTCATGTACGAGGGGCGATGGCTCGACCCCGAGTCACTCATGCTCCGCGAGGCGCTGCAGCGCTGGGTCGGTTCGGCGATCACCGGCGAGGTCACCCTCCGCCTGCGCCGCGGCGACGACTACACGATCCTGAACACGACGGGATCGAACCTCAGCTACCACCCCGAGAAGCTGTCCATGGAGCGCACGGTGGGTGCGGCGTTCGGCCCCGAGGACCGGATCGGACAGCTGACGATGCGCAACCTCGACATCGCGGACTCGCGTCAGCGACTCGAGCAGTACGCGCAGCTCGGCCTGGTCGGCGGCGCGACCGCTGAACTCGTCGGCGAACTCGAAGCGGGCGGCGCCGAGCAGATCGCCGAGGCCGTCTCGGGCATCGACGAAGAGGGCGACGCGCTCGGCCTTTCCGCCGCGTTCGACACCGGCACCGACTAGCGCCGCAACGGACCGTAGGCACGCGAAAGGCCCCGGGGATTCCCCGGGGCCTTTCGCGTGCTGAGTGCGACGTGCGACTCAGGAAGCGCGACGCGCGCGAGCGGCGCGACGCTTCAGCGCCCGACGCTCATCCTCGCTGAGCCCGCCCCACACGCCGGAATCCTGGCCCGTGTCCATGGCGTACTGCAAGCACATCTCGGTGACGGTGCAGCGTGCGCACACCGACTTCGCGCGCTCGATCTGATCCACCGCGGGTCCGGTGTTGCCGACCGGGAAAAAGAGCTCCGGGTCAACCGTGAGGCAAGCTGCCTGCTCGCGCCAATCCATACTGTGTCCTCCTCATGTGCATCGCACGCACGCGAAGATACCAGTGGCTGGGTAGCCTGATCTCGCGCCGTAACTGTTCAACGTGGCTGAGTATGCTCACGTCGGCGTGCGCGAAACTCGACTGCATATATGGTTTCACGGAACTCCAGTCAAATCAATAGTGAATTTCTGAAATGTGAGACCATGCTGTGGGTGCGCCGCGCGGGTGACCCGGGGAGGAAACGTACATGCAGCAGGGGCAGGGGAGTCACGACGGGGTCGAGGCGCGATCACGTGCGGCGTGGCGGGTGCTCGTCGCGGTGCTGATCGTGGAGGCTATCGGAGGCGTCGCCCTGATGTGGCCGGTCGTGCAAGCGGTGTTCGCGCCGACGCACGATACGCTCGGTGCGCGCGTGAGCGTGCTTCTGGCCGTCGTGCTCGCCTGGGCGTGGGTGTGCGTGACTCTGGCCGGTGCGGTCGTGAAGCGCGCGCCGTGGGCGCGCGGTTCGGCGATCACCATTCACGTGCTCATGTTCGCCGCGGGCACCGGAGTGCTGCAGGGGATTCTCGGAACGCCGCTGCTCGGCTGGCTGCTCGTGATCCTGGCGTTCCTGGGGTTCTTCTCCGCGCTGCTCGCTCGCCCGACCGTGGTGGATGGCGCGGCAGGATCCGCGGTGCCCGAGGTTCGCTAGCCCCGCTCAGCGGTGGCCGCCTACGCGCCGAGGAGCTTCCGGACGCGTGCGACGTGCCCGGTCGCCTTCACGTTGTACAGTGCGTGCTCGATTTTGCCGTCCGCATCGATGACGAACGTCGAGCGGATGACGCCGTTCACGACCTTCCCGTAGAGCTTCTTCTCGCCGTACGCGCCGTAGGCGTGGTGAACGGCGTAATCGGTGTCGCTCAGCAGTGGGTAGGGGAGCTCGTCGCGCTCGGCGAACCGCTTCTGCTTCACGGGATCGTCGTGGGAGATGCCGAGCACCTGGATTCCCGCCGCGAGCAGAGGCTCGACGGCGTCCCTGAAGTCGCAAGCCTCGGTCGTGCAGCCGGGGGTCATTGCCTGCGGGTAGAAGAACACGACGACTCGCTGACCGCGGAAGTCGTCGAGCGATACGGTGTTGCCGTCCTGGTCGCTGAGGGCGAAGTCGGGTGCG
It encodes the following:
- the argG gene encoding argininosuccinate synthase, with amino-acid sequence MSKVLSSLPVGERVGIAFSGGLDTSCAVAWMREKGAVPCTYTADIGQYDEPDIDGVADRAKEYGAEIARHVDAKRPLVEEGFVALQCGAFNVRSGGKTYFNTTPLGRAVTGTLLVRAMKEDGVDIWGDGSTYKGNDIERFYRYGLMANPALRIYKPWLDADFVSELGGRHEMSEWLVAHGFPYRDATEKAYSTDANIWGATHEAKKLEFLDAGLDIVEPIMGVAAWREDVAVETEEVSVRFEAGRPVAINGVEYSDPVALVFEANAIGGRHGLGVSDQIENRIIEAKSRGIYEAPGMALLHIAYERLVNAIHNENTLASYHTDGRKLGRLMYEGRWLDPESLMLREALQRWVGSAITGEVTLRLRRGDDYTILNTTGSNLSYHPEKLSMERTVGAAFGPEDRIGQLTMRNLDIADSRQRLEQYAQLGLVGGATAELVGELEAGGAEQIAEAVSGIDEEGDALGLSAAFDTGTD
- a CDS encoding WhiB family transcriptional regulator — its product is MDWREQAACLTVDPELFFPVGNTGPAVDQIERAKSVCARCTVTEMCLQYAMDTGQDSGVWGGLSEDERRALKRRAARARRAS
- the bcp gene encoding thioredoxin-dependent thiol peroxidase, which translates into the protein MTDRVILEPGAPAPDFALSDQDGNTVSLDDFRGQRVVVFFYPQAMTPGCTTEACDFRDAVEPLLAAGIQVLGISHDDPVKQKRFAERDELPYPLLSDTDYAVHHAYGAYGEKKLYGKVVNGVIRSTFVIDADGKIEHALYNVKATGHVARVRKLLGA